A DNA window from Gasterosteus aculeatus chromosome 16, fGasAcu3.hap1.1, whole genome shotgun sequence contains the following coding sequences:
- the LOC120833634 gene encoding acyl-CoA-binding protein: MADLQAKFDEAAAEVKQLKAKPTDEEMLQVYSLFKQATVGDVNTGRPGMFDFTGKAKWDAWEKQKGKSKDDAMNDYINLVKQLKETYGV, translated from the exons ATGGCAGATCTCCAG GCGAAGTTTgatgaagcagcagctgagGTGAAGCAGCTGAAGGCGAAGCCGACGGATGAAGAGATGCTTCAGGTCTACTCCCTGTTCAAGCAGGCCACTGTGGGTGACGTCAATACGG GACGCCCAGGGATGTTTGACTTCACTGGTAAAGCTAAATGGGATGCCTGGGAGAAACAGAAAG GTAAGAGCAAAGATGATGCCATGAATGACTACATCAACCTGGTGAAGCAGTTGAAGGAGACGTATGGAGTTTAA
- the c16h2orf76 gene encoding UPF0538 protein C2orf76 homolog isoform X1, whose protein sequence is MEQRGMEQRGAEQRGAEQRAQAVLTVRLVRSFEHRNFRPLVFHGVSLDGTVQDFVQLVRDDIATRPGLPPPFKTFAYDTMKIIHQAHGAKTNELVMSLDDDENLILQDNQTLRAAGVANETEVAFFRKEDYSLYKANPRTAW, encoded by the exons ATGGAGCAGCGGGGCATGGAGCAGCGGGGCGCGGAGCAGCGGGGCGCGGAGCAGCGGGCTCAAGCGGTGCTCACGGTTCGTCTGGTCCGGTCCTTCGAGCACAGGAACTTTAGACCGCTCGTATTTCACGGAGTCAGTTTGGACGGAACGGTGCAGGACTTCGTTCAACTTGTCAGGGACG ATATTGCAACGAGACCAGGACTTCCTCCGCCATTCAAGACGTTCGCGTATG ATACAATGAAGATTATCCACCAAGCACATGGAGCAAAG ACTAACGAGTTGGTGATGAGTTTGGATGATGATGAAAATCTCATTCTGCAAGACAACCAAACCCTTAGAGCTGCTGGCGTTG caaatgaaacagaagtggccttcttcaggaaagaagaCTACAGTCTCTACAAAGCAAATCCCAGAACTGCTTGGTGA
- the c16h2orf76 gene encoding UPF0538 protein C2orf76 homolog isoform X2: MEQRGAEQRAQAVLTVRLVRSFEHRNFRPLVFHGVSLDGTVQDFVQLVRDDIATRPGLPPPFKTFAYDTMKIIHQAHGAKTNELVMSLDDDENLILQDNQTLRAAGVANETEVAFFRKEDYSLYKANPRTAW, from the exons ATGGAGCAGCGGGGC GCGGAGCAGCGGGCTCAAGCGGTGCTCACGGTTCGTCTGGTCCGGTCCTTCGAGCACAGGAACTTTAGACCGCTCGTATTTCACGGAGTCAGTTTGGACGGAACGGTGCAGGACTTCGTTCAACTTGTCAGGGACG ATATTGCAACGAGACCAGGACTTCCTCCGCCATTCAAGACGTTCGCGTATG ATACAATGAAGATTATCCACCAAGCACATGGAGCAAAG ACTAACGAGTTGGTGATGAGTTTGGATGATGATGAAAATCTCATTCTGCAAGACAACCAAACCCTTAGAGCTGCTGGCGTTG caaatgaaacagaagtggccttcttcaggaaagaagaCTACAGTCTCTACAAAGCAAATCCCAGAACTGCTTGGTGA